A genome region from Stenotrophomonas maltophilia includes the following:
- a CDS encoding efflux RND transporter periplasmic adaptor subunit, translated as MKIVRWMGGMVWVAALAACSGQEQAPQAAVPVLVVHPGEQAGQAPAAFPGTVRARQESPLSFRVGGNLVKRHVDAGQRVKKGDVLAELDVADFALQARASQAQLAAAEADLVRARDDLKRYQVLADQQLVSRSQLDQQSAAFKAAQGQANAARANLDVLRNQADYAQLRAPADGVIASREAEAGQVVSAGQTIFNLAADGGREVLIDLPEATIRDYAVGQPVEVELWNRPGQRLPGTIREIAAAADPQARTYATRVSLAADALADVELGQSARVYSSAGRHGTLQLPLGALQRGANGAASVWVVDPANSTLKAASVTTGAYGSETVPVLSGVGAADWVVAAGGHLLRAGQPVIAVDRQNRPVLKPAAPPAAAKAKE; from the coding sequence ATGAAGATCGTGCGCTGGATGGGCGGTATGGTGTGGGTGGCTGCGCTGGCAGCCTGTTCGGGACAGGAACAGGCGCCGCAGGCGGCCGTGCCCGTACTGGTGGTTCACCCCGGCGAACAGGCCGGACAGGCGCCGGCGGCGTTCCCGGGCACGGTGCGTGCCCGCCAGGAAAGCCCGCTGTCGTTCCGCGTCGGCGGCAACCTGGTCAAGCGCCATGTCGATGCCGGCCAGCGGGTGAAGAAGGGCGACGTGCTGGCCGAACTGGACGTGGCCGACTTCGCGCTGCAGGCGCGTGCCTCGCAGGCCCAGCTGGCGGCGGCGGAAGCCGATCTGGTGCGTGCCCGTGACGATCTCAAGCGCTACCAGGTGCTGGCCGACCAGCAGCTGGTCAGCCGCTCGCAGCTGGACCAGCAGTCCGCCGCGTTCAAGGCTGCGCAGGGCCAGGCCAATGCGGCCCGTGCCAACCTTGATGTGCTGCGCAACCAGGCCGACTACGCACAGCTGCGCGCACCGGCCGATGGCGTGATCGCCAGCCGCGAAGCCGAAGCCGGGCAGGTGGTGTCCGCCGGGCAGACCATCTTCAACCTGGCCGCCGATGGTGGCCGCGAAGTGCTGATCGACCTGCCCGAAGCCACCATCCGCGACTATGCGGTCGGCCAGCCGGTCGAGGTGGAACTGTGGAACCGCCCGGGCCAGCGCCTGCCGGGGACGATCCGCGAGATCGCTGCCGCCGCCGATCCGCAGGCACGCACCTATGCCACCCGGGTGAGCCTGGCCGCCGATGCGCTGGCCGATGTCGAACTGGGCCAGAGCGCACGCGTCTACAGCAGTGCCGGTCGCCACGGCACCCTGCAGCTGCCGCTGGGCGCGCTGCAGCGCGGCGCCAACGGTGCCGCCAGCGTGTGGGTGGTCGATCCGGCCAACAGCACGCTGAAAGCTGCGTCGGTCACCACCGGTGCCTATGGCAGCGAAACGGTACCGGTGCTGTCCGGCGTTGGCGCCGCTGACTGGGTGGTCGCCGCCGGCGGCCATCTGCTGCGCGCCGGCCAGCCGGTGATCGCGGTGGACCGCCAGAACCGCCCGGTGCTGAAGCCGGCCGCGCCGCCTGCTGCCGCCAAGGCCAAGGAGTAA
- a CDS encoding protein-L-isoaspartate O-methyltransferase family protein, which yields MTIDYAHARELMVEQQIRPWDVLDIKVLDVLARLPREAFVADAHRALAYADVELPIGHGQKMMKPVIEGRTLQALDLQPGDEVLEIGTGSGFLSACIGALARDVLSLEIDPDLAAAARSRLDASGLGTNVRVEVADALSWQTERRFDVICVTGAVDVVPSQFASWLRPGGRLFVIHGRSPAMEALLVKADGSTESLFETDIDYLRGAAPAPQFHL from the coding sequence ATGACGATTGATTACGCCCACGCCCGCGAACTGATGGTGGAACAGCAGATCCGTCCCTGGGACGTGCTGGACATCAAGGTGCTCGACGTCCTGGCCCGCCTGCCGCGCGAGGCCTTTGTCGCCGATGCACACCGGGCGCTGGCCTACGCCGATGTCGAACTTCCGATCGGCCATGGCCAGAAGATGATGAAGCCGGTCATCGAGGGCCGTACCCTGCAGGCACTGGATCTGCAGCCGGGTGACGAAGTGCTGGAAATCGGCACCGGCAGCGGCTTCCTGTCCGCCTGCATCGGCGCGCTGGCGCGCGACGTGCTGAGCCTGGAGATCGACCCGGATCTGGCCGCCGCCGCGCGTTCCCGCCTGGACGCCTCCGGCCTGGGCACCAACGTCCGCGTGGAAGTGGCCGACGCCCTGTCCTGGCAGACCGAACGCCGCTTTGACGTGATCTGTGTCACTGGTGCCGTCGACGTGGTGCCGTCACAGTTCGCCTCGTGGCTGCGTCCGGGTGGTCGCCTGTTCGTGATCCACGGCCGCTCGCCGGCGATGGAGGCCCTGCTGGTCAAGGCCGACGGCAGCACCGAGTCCCTGTTCGAGACCGATATCGATTACCTGCGTGGTGCCGCCCCGGCACCCCAGTTCCACCTCTGA
- a CDS encoding O-antigen ligase family protein, protein MPTSPADPAVIVRDDRAGRWAPWWVLAYVAMWPLPGIAETVLGLGALYAAARMVMRRLQRRPHLLSTAAWALTSILFLGYWLPQAFSAFDAIDPAASWTKAAAGLRYLPFMWLVAIAVATPERRRLTFAGLALITGAWTLDALVQAVAGTSPWFWSLEHLKLAVSGHALCPADEAALADRLSGALGPCNLKFGQVLASLSPFLLLPVARRFGNAGWLLAAAALGSVLLLAGSRASWITFALVLAYSGVRQFGWKRLAALALVAVLGAGALTASVPQLRERFARTAMALDGGERGVDEALSGRARIWEAAACMIEAHPMNGVGARGFRDAYPACVAEEGPAVWGNAPALHAHQIVLEILAETGVIGLLLWLAAVAQAWRAWRYAPAIARERARPAMLALAVTVFPLNTHLAFYSAFWGGLTVLLAALFAGSLLARDADESPALK, encoded by the coding sequence ATGCCGACCTCGCCGGCTGACCCTGCCGTCATCGTGCGCGACGACCGCGCCGGGCGCTGGGCGCCCTGGTGGGTGCTGGCGTACGTGGCGATGTGGCCGTTGCCGGGCATCGCCGAAACCGTGCTGGGCCTGGGCGCGCTGTACGCGGCGGCGCGCATGGTGATGCGCCGCCTGCAGCGCCGCCCGCATCTGTTGAGCACGGCGGCCTGGGCACTGACTTCGATCCTGTTCCTCGGCTATTGGCTGCCGCAGGCATTTTCCGCCTTCGATGCGATCGACCCGGCGGCCTCGTGGACCAAAGCTGCAGCGGGCCTGCGCTATCTGCCCTTCATGTGGCTGGTGGCGATCGCGGTGGCCACGCCAGAGCGGCGGCGGCTGACCTTCGCAGGTCTGGCGCTGATCACCGGCGCATGGACGCTGGATGCGCTGGTGCAGGCCGTGGCCGGTACCAGCCCATGGTTCTGGTCACTGGAACACCTGAAGCTGGCGGTCAGTGGCCACGCATTGTGCCCGGCCGATGAGGCCGCGCTGGCCGACCGCCTCAGCGGCGCACTGGGACCGTGCAACCTGAAGTTCGGCCAGGTGCTGGCCAGCCTGTCGCCGTTCCTGCTGCTGCCTGTCGCGCGGCGCTTTGGCAATGCGGGCTGGCTGCTGGCTGCGGCAGCGCTGGGCAGCGTGCTGCTGCTGGCTGGTTCGCGCGCCTCGTGGATCACCTTCGCGCTGGTGCTGGCCTACAGCGGTGTGCGCCAGTTCGGCTGGAAACGGCTGGCCGCGCTGGCGCTGGTGGCGGTGCTCGGCGCGGGCGCGCTGACCGCCAGCGTGCCGCAGCTGCGCGAGCGCTTCGCGCGTACGGCCATGGCGCTGGATGGGGGCGAGCGTGGTGTCGACGAGGCCCTGTCAGGGCGCGCGCGGATCTGGGAAGCTGCCGCCTGCATGATTGAAGCGCACCCGATGAATGGCGTGGGTGCACGTGGTTTCCGCGATGCCTATCCCGCCTGCGTGGCGGAGGAGGGGCCGGCGGTGTGGGGCAATGCGCCGGCGCTGCACGCCCACCAGATCGTGCTGGAAATCCTCGCAGAGACCGGAGTGATTGGCCTGTTGCTGTGGCTGGCGGCCGTGGCCCAGGCCTGGCGTGCATGGCGCTACGCGCCGGCGATTGCCCGCGAACGCGCGCGTCCGGCGATGCTGGCGCTGGCGGTGACCGTGTTCCCGCTGAACACCCATCTGGCGTTCTACTCGGCCTTCTGGGGGGGGCTGACCGTATTGCTGGCCGCGCTGTTCGCCGGCAGCCTGCTGGCCCGCGACGCAGACGAATCACCGGCGCTGAAGTAA
- a CDS encoding efflux RND transporter permease subunit, whose protein sequence is MRRFNLSEWALANRPLVLFAMLAFALIGAWSYKHLGQSEDPPFTFKAMVVRTLWPGATAEQVSRQVTEPIEKALMNTGEYEFIRSYSRPGESQVIFMARDSLRSKQIPDLWYQVRKRVGDIRATLPREIVGPFFNDEFGDTYGNIYALTGKGFDYAVMRDYADRIQLELQRVPDVGKIDLVGLQDEKVWIELSNTRLATLGVSMQQVQQALADQNAVSGTSFFETATDRVQLRVTGQFNDIEAIRQFPIRAGDRTVHLGDIAEVKRGFADPASPKMRFMGEEAIGLAVAMKDGGDILKLGANLDAEFERLQKTLPAGMQLRKVSDQPQSVEESVGEFVQVLTEAVVIVLLVSFFSLGLRTGLVVGVTIPLVLAMTFFVMHYFDIGLHKISLGALVLALGLLVDDAIIAVEMMATKMEQGYDRLRAASFAWESTAFPMLTGTLITAAGFLPIATAASSTGEYTRSLFQVVTIALVVSWIAAVLFIPYLGDKMLPDLFNPRPPKPGSLPARWHAKRQQWADRYPALANLIAPPQHGHDHDPYQRPFYRSFRRFLDTCLRRRWWVIAATIALFIGSLMLFRFVPQQFFPDSTRPELMVDIELAEGASLRSTQAQAEKLEKLLSSREGIANYVSYVGTGSPRFYLPLDQQLPATNFAQFVVLAKDIKSRESTRDWLLHEVIPKFPDVQMRVTRLENGPPVGYPVQMRISGEHIEKVQAIARQVEAKVRGNPHVMNVNLDWSEPSKVVRLVIDQERARALGVSSAQVSQFLSSSLAGQSVSVYREGNRQIEMLLRGPADERNQLELLSSLSMPTANGGSITLSQVATMEYGFEDGIIWHRNRLPTVTVRADISDGMQPLDVVHQILPTLDGIRAELPSGYLLETGGTVEDSARGQNSIKAGMPLFLVVVATLLMLQLRSFSRAAMVLVTAPLGIIGATLFLLLFRAPFGFVALLGTIALAGMIMRNSVILIDQIQQDIDAGHDRWHSIIDATVRRFRPIVLTALAAVLAMIPLSRSAFYGSMAISIMGGLIVGTVLTLVFLPALYAAWFRVKPDESGA, encoded by the coding sequence GTGCGCCGCTTCAATCTTTCCGAGTGGGCGCTGGCCAATCGCCCGCTGGTGCTGTTTGCGATGCTCGCCTTCGCCCTGATCGGTGCATGGTCGTACAAGCATCTGGGCCAGTCCGAAGACCCGCCGTTCACCTTCAAGGCGATGGTGGTGCGCACGCTGTGGCCGGGCGCCACCGCCGAGCAGGTCTCGCGGCAGGTGACCGAGCCGATCGAGAAGGCGCTGATGAACACCGGCGAGTACGAGTTCATCCGCTCGTATTCGCGCCCGGGCGAATCGCAGGTCATCTTCATGGCCCGCGACAGCCTGCGTTCCAAGCAGATTCCGGACCTGTGGTACCAGGTGCGCAAGCGCGTGGGCGACATCCGCGCGACGCTGCCGCGCGAGATCGTCGGCCCGTTCTTCAACGACGAGTTCGGCGACACCTACGGCAACATCTATGCGTTGACCGGCAAGGGCTTCGACTATGCGGTGATGCGTGACTACGCCGACCGCATCCAATTGGAACTGCAGCGCGTACCCGACGTCGGCAAGATCGACCTGGTCGGCCTGCAGGACGAGAAGGTCTGGATCGAGTTGTCCAACACCCGGCTGGCCACGCTGGGCGTGTCGATGCAACAGGTGCAGCAGGCGCTGGCCGACCAGAATGCGGTAAGCGGTACCAGCTTCTTCGAGACCGCCACCGATCGCGTGCAGCTGCGCGTGACCGGCCAGTTCAACGACATCGAAGCGATCCGCCAGTTCCCGATCCGCGCCGGTGACCGCACCGTGCACCTGGGCGACATCGCCGAGGTCAAGCGTGGCTTTGCCGATCCGGCGTCGCCGAAGATGCGCTTCATGGGTGAAGAGGCGATCGGCCTGGCGGTGGCGATGAAGGATGGCGGCGACATCCTCAAGCTCGGCGCCAACCTGGATGCCGAGTTCGAGCGCCTGCAGAAGACCCTGCCGGCCGGCATGCAGCTGCGCAAGGTGTCCGACCAGCCGCAGTCGGTGGAAGAGTCTGTCGGCGAGTTCGTGCAGGTGCTGACCGAGGCGGTGGTGATCGTGCTGCTGGTCAGCTTCTTCTCGCTGGGCCTGCGCACCGGCCTGGTGGTGGGCGTGACCATCCCGCTGGTGCTGGCGATGACGTTCTTCGTCATGCACTACTTCGACATCGGCCTGCACAAGATCTCGCTGGGTGCGCTGGTGCTGGCGCTGGGCCTGCTGGTGGACGATGCGATCATTGCGGTGGAGATGATGGCCACCAAGATGGAGCAGGGCTATGACCGCCTGCGCGCGGCCAGTTTCGCCTGGGAGTCGACCGCGTTCCCGATGCTGACCGGTACCCTGATCACCGCGGCCGGCTTCCTGCCGATCGCCACTGCGGCCTCGAGCACCGGCGAATACACCCGCTCGCTGTTCCAGGTGGTGACCATCGCGCTGGTGGTGTCGTGGATCGCAGCGGTGCTGTTCATCCCGTACCTGGGCGACAAGATGCTGCCGGACCTGTTCAATCCGCGGCCGCCGAAGCCGGGCAGCCTGCCTGCGCGCTGGCACGCCAAGCGCCAGCAGTGGGCCGACCGTTACCCGGCGCTGGCCAACCTGATCGCGCCGCCGCAGCACGGGCATGACCATGATCCGTACCAGCGCCCGTTCTACCGCAGCTTCCGTCGCTTCCTGGATACCTGCCTGCGCCGACGCTGGTGGGTGATCGCCGCGACCATCGCGTTGTTCATCGGTTCGCTGATGCTGTTCCGCTTCGTGCCACAGCAGTTCTTCCCGGATTCGACCCGGCCGGAACTGATGGTGGACATCGAGCTGGCCGAGGGCGCGTCGCTGCGTTCGACCCAGGCCCAGGCCGAGAAGCTGGAGAAACTGCTGTCCAGCCGCGAGGGCATCGCCAACTACGTGTCCTACGTGGGCACCGGTTCGCCGCGCTTCTACCTGCCACTGGACCAGCAGCTGCCGGCAACCAATTTCGCCCAGTTCGTGGTGCTGGCCAAGGACATCAAGTCGCGAGAGAGCACCCGCGACTGGCTGCTGCATGAGGTGATCCCGAAGTTCCCGGACGTGCAGATGCGCGTGACCCGCCTGGAGAACGGCCCGCCGGTCGGCTATCCGGTGCAGATGCGCATTTCCGGTGAGCACATCGAGAAGGTGCAGGCGATCGCACGCCAGGTCGAAGCCAAGGTGCGCGGGAACCCGCACGTGATGAACGTCAACCTGGACTGGAGCGAGCCGAGCAAGGTGGTGCGGCTGGTGATCGACCAGGAGCGCGCCCGCGCGCTGGGCGTGAGCAGCGCCCAGGTCAGCCAGTTCCTGTCCAGTTCGCTGGCCGGGCAGTCGGTGAGCGTGTACCGCGAAGGGAACCGCCAGATCGAGATGCTGCTGCGTGGTCCGGCCGATGAGCGCAACCAGCTTGAGCTGCTGTCGAGCCTGTCGATGCCCACCGCCAACGGCGGCAGCATCACGCTGTCGCAGGTGGCGACGATGGAGTACGGCTTCGAGGACGGCATCATCTGGCACCGCAACCGCCTGCCGACGGTCACCGTGCGTGCCGACATCAGCGATGGCATGCAGCCGCTGGACGTGGTGCACCAGATCCTGCCGACGCTGGACGGCATCCGTGCGGAGCTGCCCAGCGGCTACCTGCTGGAGACCGGAGGTACGGTGGAGGATTCGGCCCGCGGCCAGAACTCGATCAAGGCCGGCATGCCGCTGTTCCTGGTGGTGGTGGCCACGTTGCTGATGCTGCAGCTGCGCAGCTTCTCGCGCGCGGCGATGGTGCTGGTGACCGCGCCGCTGGGCATCATCGGCGCGACATTGTTCCTGCTGCTGTTCCGCGCGCCGTTCGGCTTCGTGGCACTGCTGGGTACGATTGCGCTGGCCGGCATGATCATGCGCAACTCGGTGATCCTGATCGACCAGATCCAGCAGGACATCGATGCGGGCCATGACCGCTGGCATTCGATCATCGACGCCACGGTGCGCCGCTTCCGCCCGATCGTGCTGACCGCGCTGGCAGCGGTGCTGGCGATGATTCCGCTGTCGCGCAGTGCGTTCTACGGCTCGATGGCGATCTCGATCATGGGCGGCCTGATCGTCGGCACGGTGCTGACCCTGGTGTTCCTGCCGGCCCTGTACGCGGCGTGGTTCCGGGTCAAGCCGGACGAATCCGGGGCGTAA
- a CDS encoding TolC family outer membrane protein produces MIRRSLAVALATALLPLSAHAADLLQVYEMARNGDPQLSAAESTRLVDKEGAVQARAALLPQINGQATLNRTRSEPNADINSGSFTNKRRNYTIDGSQTLFNWSQINNLRSQRELSKAADFTLESANDSLIVRTSAAYFNVLVAIESLNAAQTNEAAAKKQFDFADKRLEVGLAPITDVHEARAQYDQARANTIVAQNTLADNYQALTELTGQPVVNLRGLPADFRPEVPANRGNIDELVHQATTQNPALKAQELKVSAAEAGVQAARGGHYPTLSLGGSWGKTATWGDSTGSGSLSPDARTNSIGLTLNVPIFAGGATQSNVRQALAQRDIAQDGYEQQKRALDRNTRNAYQTLVQGISEVEARRLAVVSAQSAYDASQVGLEVGTRTVLDVIQNQRILFSAQLDYAQARYTFLQNRLLLSQSLGALDVAELQDVNRLLTQDAGNPATTTH; encoded by the coding sequence ATGATCCGCCGATCCCTCGCTGTTGCGCTGGCCACTGCTCTGCTGCCGTTGTCCGCCCATGCCGCCGACCTGCTGCAGGTCTACGAAATGGCGCGCAACGGCGATCCGCAGCTGTCCGCCGCCGAATCGACCCGGCTGGTCGACAAGGAAGGCGCCGTGCAGGCGCGCGCCGCCCTGCTGCCGCAGATCAACGGCCAGGCCACGCTGAACCGCACGCGCAGCGAGCCGAACGCCGACATCAACTCCGGCTCGTTCACCAACAAGCGCCGCAATTACACGATCGATGGCAGCCAGACGCTGTTCAACTGGAGCCAGATCAACAACCTGCGTTCGCAGCGTGAGCTGAGCAAGGCGGCGGACTTCACCCTCGAATCGGCCAACGACAGCCTGATCGTGCGCACCTCGGCGGCCTACTTCAACGTGCTGGTGGCGATCGAATCGCTGAATGCCGCACAGACCAATGAAGCGGCCGCGAAGAAGCAGTTCGACTTCGCCGACAAGCGCCTGGAAGTGGGCCTGGCGCCGATCACCGACGTGCACGAAGCCCGCGCCCAGTACGACCAGGCGCGCGCCAACACCATCGTTGCGCAGAACACCCTGGCCGATAACTACCAGGCCCTGACCGAACTGACCGGCCAGCCGGTGGTCAACCTGCGTGGCCTGCCGGCGGACTTCCGCCCGGAAGTGCCGGCCAACCGCGGCAACATCGACGAGCTGGTGCACCAGGCCACCACCCAGAATCCGGCGCTGAAGGCGCAGGAACTGAAGGTCAGCGCCGCCGAAGCCGGCGTGCAGGCCGCGCGTGGTGGCCACTACCCGACCCTGTCGCTGGGTGGCAGCTGGGGCAAGACCGCGACCTGGGGCGACAGCACCGGCTCCGGCTCGCTGTCCCCCGATGCCCGCACCAACAGCATCGGCCTGACCCTGAACGTGCCGATCTTCGCCGGCGGTGCCACCCAGTCCAACGTTCGCCAGGCGCTGGCCCAGCGTGACATCGCCCAGGACGGCTACGAGCAGCAGAAGCGTGCCCTGGACCGCAACACCCGCAATGCCTACCAGACCCTGGTGCAGGGCATCAGCGAAGTGGAAGCCCGCCGCCTGGCGGTGGTCTCGGCGCAGAGCGCGTACGACGCGTCGCAGGTCGGCCTGGAAGTAGGTACCCGTACCGTGCTGGACGTGATCCAGAACCAGCGCATCCTGTTCTCGGCGCAGCTGGACTATGCCCAGGCTCGTTACACCTTCCTGCAGAACCGCCTGCTGCTGAGCCAGTCGCTGGGTGCGCTGGACGTGGCCGAGCTGCAGGACGTCAACCGCCTGCTGACCCAGGACGCGGGCAACCCGGCAACGACCACGCACTGA
- a CDS encoding TetR/AcrR family transcriptional regulator — protein MSSSTSRKPSAKPAAKAAGPGRPKDLGKRAAILEAAKVLFIEQGYTGVSMDAIAAQAGVSKLTVYSHFGDKETLFSEAVQSKCIEMLPDALFVADADGPLRDQLIGIGLAFFELITSDAAISIQRMMMAPETDERLRELFWQAGPERTCEALADFLRARGERGELAIPDYYLAGQQFLTLVKGEVHMHMMCGMPLSPVECDPLAHVTASIDFFLRAYAPRGAATAE, from the coding sequence ATGAGTTCTTCCACTTCCCGCAAGCCGTCGGCCAAGCCTGCTGCCAAGGCCGCCGGACCCGGGCGCCCCAAGGATCTGGGCAAGCGCGCGGCGATCCTTGAAGCAGCCAAGGTACTGTTCATCGAACAGGGCTATACCGGCGTGAGCATGGACGCCATTGCCGCCCAGGCCGGCGTCTCGAAGCTGACCGTGTACAGCCACTTCGGCGACAAGGAAACCCTGTTTTCCGAGGCCGTGCAGTCCAAGTGCATTGAAATGCTGCCCGATGCCCTGTTCGTGGCCGACGCGGACGGTCCGCTGCGCGACCAGCTGATCGGCATCGGCCTGGCCTTCTTCGAGCTGATCACCTCCGATGCGGCGATCTCGATCCAGCGCATGATGATGGCGCCGGAGACCGACGAACGCCTGCGCGAGCTGTTCTGGCAGGCCGGTCCGGAACGCACCTGCGAGGCCCTGGCCGACTTCCTGCGCGCCCGCGGCGAACGCGGTGAGCTGGCGATCCCCGACTACTACCTGGCCGGCCAGCAGTTCCTGACCCTGGTCAAGGGCGAAGTGCACATGCATATGATGTGCGGCATGCCACTGTCACCGGTGGAGTGCGACCCTCTTGCCCATGTGACCGCCAGCATCGACTTCTTCCTGCGCGCCTATGCGCCGCGGGGGGCCGCGACGGCTGAATAA
- a CDS encoding LpxL/LpxP family Kdo(2)-lipid IV(A) lauroyl/palmitoleoyl acyltransferase has protein sequence MSDATTAVRPSLRDPRNWPMFAAMLGAFAIARLPWMLQRALGRGVGWITWRLLGSRRRAAEVNLQLCFPEKDEAWRQRLVRDSFDALGVGVFECIRAWWGSIDSIRPQVQIEGLEHLRQMQAEGRGVLLVSGHFMTLEMCGRLLCDYVDLSGMYRKHKNPVYEWAVKFGRLRYAKAMFANEDIRATVRHLKKGGFLWYAPDQDMRGKDTVFVPFFGHTASTITATHQLARMTGCAVIPYFHRREGGKYFLKIGAPLENFPSEDVEADTTRVNQAIEEMVREAPDQYLWIHRRFKRQPGGRSDFYK, from the coding sequence ATGTCCGATGCCACCACCGCCGTCCGCCCGTCGCTGCGCGATCCCCGCAACTGGCCGATGTTCGCCGCCATGCTGGGCGCCTTCGCCATCGCCCGCCTGCCGTGGATGCTGCAGCGGGCGCTGGGCCGGGGCGTCGGCTGGATCACCTGGCGCCTGCTGGGCAGCCGTCGCCGCGCCGCCGAGGTCAACCTGCAGCTGTGCTTCCCCGAGAAGGACGAGGCCTGGCGCCAGCGCCTGGTGCGCGACAGCTTCGATGCCCTGGGCGTGGGCGTGTTCGAGTGCATCCGCGCCTGGTGGGGCAGCATCGACAGCATCCGCCCGCAGGTGCAGATCGAAGGACTGGAACATCTGCGGCAGATGCAGGCGGAAGGTCGTGGCGTGCTGCTGGTGTCCGGCCACTTCATGACCCTGGAAATGTGCGGGCGCCTGCTGTGCGACTACGTTGATCTTTCGGGCATGTACCGCAAGCACAAGAACCCGGTGTATGAGTGGGCGGTGAAGTTCGGCCGCCTGCGCTATGCCAAGGCAATGTTCGCCAATGAGGACATCCGCGCTACCGTGCGCCACCTGAAAAAGGGGGGCTTCCTCTGGTATGCGCCGGACCAGGACATGCGCGGCAAGGACACCGTGTTCGTACCGTTCTTCGGCCATACCGCCTCGACCATCACCGCTACCCACCAGCTGGCGCGGATGACCGGCTGCGCGGTGATCCCGTATTTCCATCGCCGCGAAGGCGGGAAGTACTTCCTGAAGATCGGCGCGCCGCTGGAGAATTTCCCCAGCGAGGACGTGGAAGCGGATACCACGCGGGTCAACCAGGCCATCGAAGAGATGGTGCGCGAGGCGCCCGACCAGTACCTGTGGATCCATCGCCGATTCAAGCGGCAACCGGGTGGCCGGAGCGATTTCTACAAGTAA
- the waaA gene encoding lipid IV(A) 3-deoxy-D-manno-octulosonic acid transferase has translation MRKDPVEWILRGLYSVVLYILLPITVYHLVWRGFRVREYFRRWDERYASYPQPTGQPRVWLHAVSVGEVNAAAPLVNALRKERPDIRWVITTITPTGSERVRALWGDALDHVYLPYDVPGSVNRFLGHFQPSLALILETELWPNMLFGCRDRGIPVYILNARLSARSLRGYRLLAALIRRALRTVTCVAAQSQDDADRFVQLGAAPEQVQALGNLKFDITTPDVQGFVEQFHARVPARRPVWIAASTHDGEEQAVIDLHRRLRQQHPDLLLLWAPRHPERFPKVEALAREQGWNVATRRAKQWPEVETDVFVIDTLGELMPFYACAQVAFVGGSLQPIGGHNLLEPAAMGTAAVTGPHLHNFSEISRRMREAGALLIGEDVQAVGELLQHLLEDPQAREDMARAGCTLISNGRGALQRTLALVGPHLPPPCR, from the coding sequence ATGCGTAAAGACCCTGTCGAATGGATCCTGCGCGGCCTGTACTCGGTCGTGCTCTACATCCTGCTGCCGATCACCGTGTACCACCTGGTCTGGCGCGGCTTCCGGGTCCGTGAATACTTCCGGCGCTGGGACGAGCGCTATGCCTCCTATCCGCAGCCCACCGGCCAACCGCGGGTCTGGCTGCACGCGGTCTCGGTGGGCGAAGTCAATGCCGCTGCGCCGCTGGTGAACGCGCTGCGCAAGGAGCGGCCGGACATCCGCTGGGTCATCACCACCATCACCCCGACCGGCTCCGAGCGCGTGCGTGCGCTGTGGGGCGATGCACTGGACCACGTCTACCTGCCGTACGACGTGCCCGGCAGCGTCAACCGCTTCCTCGGCCATTTCCAGCCCAGCCTGGCGCTGATCCTGGAAACCGAGCTGTGGCCGAACATGCTGTTCGGTTGCCGTGACCGTGGCATTCCGGTCTACATTCTCAACGCGCGCCTGTCGGCGCGTTCGCTGCGGGGCTACCGGCTGCTGGCGGCGTTGATCCGCCGTGCGCTGCGCACGGTCACCTGCGTGGCCGCGCAGTCGCAGGACGATGCCGACCGTTTCGTGCAGCTGGGCGCTGCGCCCGAGCAGGTACAGGCGCTGGGCAACCTGAAGTTCGACATCACCACGCCGGACGTGCAGGGCTTCGTCGAGCAGTTCCACGCCCGCGTGCCGGCGCGGCGGCCGGTGTGGATCGCCGCCAGTACCCATGATGGTGAAGAACAGGCGGTGATCGATCTGCACCGGCGCCTGCGCCAGCAGCACCCCGACCTGTTGTTGCTGTGGGCGCCGCGGCACCCCGAGCGCTTCCCGAAGGTGGAGGCACTGGCACGGGAACAGGGTTGGAACGTGGCAACCCGGCGCGCGAAGCAGTGGCCGGAGGTTGAAACCGATGTGTTCGTCATCGATACCCTCGGCGAGCTGATGCCGTTCTATGCCTGCGCTCAGGTGGCGTTTGTCGGTGGCAGCCTGCAGCCGATCGGTGGCCACAACCTGCTGGAGCCGGCGGCGATGGGCACCGCTGCGGTGACTGGCCCGCACCTGCACAACTTCTCGGAAATTTCCCGGCGCATGCGCGAGGCTGGCGCGCTGTTGATCGGCGAAGACGTGCAGGCGGTCGGTGAACTGCTGCAGCACCTGCTCGAAGACCCGCAGGCGCGCGAGGACATGGCGCGGGCAGGCTGCACGCTGATCAGCAATGGACGCGGCGCCCTGCAGCGTACGCTGGCGCTGGTCGGACCGCACCTGCCGCCACCTTGCCGCTGA